The proteins below come from a single Bactrocera dorsalis isolate Fly_Bdor chromosome 5, ASM2337382v1, whole genome shotgun sequence genomic window:
- the LOC105224888 gene encoding talin-1 isoform X5 → MSTLSLRIQLEGGRVTKTIQFHPNTTVFDACKIIRDKFAEAVQGQPSEYGLFISDEQHQQGVWLEAGRTLGYYILHNQDTLEYRRKLRTLRVRMLDGAVKTILVDDSQPVSQLMVVICTKIGITNHEEYGLVREDNEAQNESLPDNKFGTLTLRRKFTEKDRDAKMESLRRKLKTDDEINWVDVGKTLREQGIDESETVLLRRRFFFSDQNIDSRDPVQLNLLYVQARDAILDGTHPVTQDKACEFAGIQVHIQFGPHNEAKHKPGFLDLKDFLPQSYVRVKNIEKKIFAEHKKHAALTEIDAKVLYTKTARELPTYGVTFFLVKEKMNGRNKLVPRLLGVTKDSVLRLDERTKEILVSWPLTTVRRWGASPNTFTLDFGDYANQYYSVQTTEAEQIVQLIAGYIDIILKKKQTKDHFGIEGDEGSTMVEESVAPSKATFLQHETNKIGKINTESLAHPEILRASDGERKYTQGEMQSVQYGAYVGQVNHAHQPPTTKEVRISTVNLTEPQRALLGYISAGQDVLLRADEELRTKAPIQELGTDLRSIEWRENTLDTSKQAVTSHVATMNAATAQIITASQFDEVDTEAISASVSQITQTIPEVTKEVRLIAALMEDSNNGDRLLDAARNLCNAFSDLLKAAEPESKEPSQNLINAASRVGEATTHVLSTIAEEEAPENSDLHDMLLTLAKAVANTTAALMLRAKAIAASCEDEESRNRVIGAASQCALATSQLVACAKVVAPTLHNAACREQLEAAARNVARAVNNLCEVCNDATNDPKLKNDLLAAARDVSKSLSDMLDHVKLSSREYASRTSQEMSPVENVIIGTDILVASNDPQEMVRHAKTLGQATAQLIQSIKGEADQQKDEDMQRRLLSAAKQLADATAKLVEAARLCSGNPQNTENQNALRRAAEELREITTTTANTPAMKRNLIHRLEYCSKQAASAATQCISAAQNAVQHSDDHQTKEQLLQDCKRAADTIPRLVTSVKTTRSSPDDPNAQLNLIEAAEQFIEPAIQVSRSARALQPTVTDIPSATQLSKSALYLGQTVSELNSAAQRAREACGGQELESALEAVRNLHNVLDDTRKAAQSGSIRPLPGETVENTAQQLRISAKNVGLALRQLLSSVIQEQRRYAGVAGRDTALALGDFTKSVHGVAATTKNPVVIDCADDVVLHSARLIEEAQRTLQNVGNTDALTKAGRDVTAALSKTVDCIPGQREVDNALRNVSELSEILSMSEFPPSERNYNTLQSELKQVAEGLSAASGQIVQAYDSPAQLADTSQNFATNYRDLLAVSMEMVGQTPDEVVRSEMIDRLRNVSTQSCSLLSAAKSIAADPGQPNAKNLLHAAARSVIESINKLVDASIQSAPGQKECDNAIRNIEGLRVMLDYPHEPINEQGYFECVENATGKSRNLGYAISEMINNAKQSNHVGFGQSVNTVGESIHSLIESSAQAAYLIGVSHPSSVAGRPGIIDQAQLSWAYQGIRQHCEIVSSAKATKQQKISALTVIAKHTSYLCSICRQASMNTNNPVAKNEFIVLAKQVATATSNLVQEIKSIEDEPSTPTRARLVEPLLESVKAVRQYASSPEFISVPAKISAEGRKAQEPVINAGRGVIDGVIEMVKAAKSLALSPDDPPVWQQLSNASAPVSESVKRLVDNIREKAPGQAQCEQVLQTLNTCTRELDSCAMAVSAQGLSQRRDNNLHGFSGQTLNSAAELIDKLEPIRMAGKNNAEQLGHAVGEISRYIVPMVNGAIGACTHIVHTNQQMSLINQTKSVVESAVTLVQAAKDSAGNPRSTHAHTHLDESIDYTRQAIQELTETVEKINADMGVVTGLMEQVNRAITRLTDKRQSLLNASYSDSFVDYQTRMVQSAKEIARLANDMNAKATIEPQLLPQIALEMTQHYTQLTQDSVGASTTTSTPDVAMRIRSSVVDLGRSVSSMIQSGATGARPNDVSSQGEIARNARDVSEKVAQVLAALQAGSRGTQACINAAHTVSGIIGDLDTTIMFATAGTLHSDGDGSFADHREHILQTAKALVEDTKVLVTGAAGTQEELANAAQNAVSTILQLSEAVKRGACSLGSTQPDSQVMVINAVKDVASALGDLINATKLASGKPIHDPSMQDLKESARTLKEMCTSAAAAAGTTNILYGQRALHRQSLINHGILSA, encoded by the exons ATGTCAACACTATCGTTACGTATACAGTTAGAGGGTGGCCGTGTCACAAAGACCATACAATTCCATCCCAATACGACAGTATTTGATGCCTGTAAAATTATACGGGATAAGTTTGCCGAAGCTGTGCAGGGACAAC CCAGCGAATATGGTCTATTTATATCGGATGAGCAACATCAACAGGGCGTTTGGCTGGAAGCCGGCCGTACACTCGGCTATTATATACTCCACAATCAGGACACGCTGGAATATCGACGTAAGCTACGTACGTTGCGTGTGCGTATGTTGGACGGTGCCGTGAAGACCATACTTGTCGATGACTCGCAACCGGTGTCGCAATTAATGGTGGTCATTTGCACGAAAATTGGCATCACCAATCATGAGGAGTATGGACTGGTGCGCGAGGATAACGAGGCGCAGAATGAGAGCCTGCCGGATAATAAGTTTGGCACGTTGACGTTGCGTCGGAAATTCACCGAAAAGGATCGTGATGCGAAGATGGAAAGTTTGCGCCGGAAGCTGAAAACCGATGATGAAA TCAATTGGGTGGATGTCGGTAAGACGTTGCGCGAACAAGGCATTGATGAGTCGGAAACGGTTTTGTTGCGTCGTCGCTTCTTCTTCTCGGATCAAAATATTGACTCACGTGATCCGGTGCAATTGAATTTGTTGTACGTGCAGGCGCGTGACGCCATACTCGATGGCACACATCCCGTTACACAGGATAAAG CTTGTGAATTCGCTGGCATACAAGTGCACATACAATTCGGCCCACACAACGAAGCCAAGCATAAGCCCGGATTTTTAGA TTTAAAGGATTTCCTGCCGCAATCCTACGTACGTGTGAAGAacattgaaaagaaaatatttgcagaGCATAAGAAACACGCCGCTCTGACGGAAATCGACGCCAAAGTCTTGTATACGAAGACGGCACGTGAGCTGCCTACCTACGGTGTGACATTCTTCTTGGTGAAGGAGAAGATGAACGGACGCAATAAGTTGGTGCCACGCTTGTTGGGCGTGACCAAAGATTCCGTATTGCGTTTGGATGAACGCACCAAGGAGATTTTAGTATCGTGGCCATTGACGACAGTACGTCGTTGGGGCGCCTCACCGAATACCTTCACATTGGATTTCGGTGATTATGCCAATCAATATTACTCGGTGCAAACAACCGAGGCTGAGCAAATTGTACAGCTAATCGCTGGTTATATTGATATTATATTGAAGAAGAAACAAACCAAAGATCATTTTGGTATCGAGGGAGATGAGGGCTCCACCATGGTGGAGGAGTCAGTTGCGCCCTCAAA aGCAACATTCTTGCAAcatgaaacaaataaaattggtaaaatcaaTACCGAGTCGCTGGCACATCCCGAAATACTGCGTGCATCCGATG gcGAGCGCAAGTACACGCAAGGCGAAATGCAGTCAGTGCAATATGGCGCCTACGTGGGGCAAGTTAACCACGCCCATCAACCGCCAACG ACGAAGGAGGTACGCATAAGTACTGTGAACCTAACAGAACCGCAACGCGCGCTACTCGGCTACATCTCGGCGGGTCAAGATGTCTTGCTGCGTGCCGATGAGGAGCTTAGAACGAAG GCGCCCATACAGGAGCTCGGCACCGACTTGCGTTCGATCGAATGGCGAGAGAACACTTTGGACACTTCGAAACAGGCCGTGACCAGTCATGTGGCCACCATGAATGCGGCTACCGCACAAATTATAACCGCCTCACAGTTCGATGAGGTCGATACGGAGGCCATCTCCGCGTCCGTTTCACAAATAACACAAACCATACCGGAAGTAACGAAGGAGGTGCGTCTAATCGCCGCGCTCATGGAGGATAGCAACAATGGTGATCGTTTGTTGGATGCCGCGCGTAATTTATGTAATGCGTTTAGCGATTTGTTGAAGGCCGCCGAGCCGGAGAGCAAAGAACCTTCACAGAATCTAATCAATGCCGCTAGTCGTGTGGGTGAAGCGACGACGCATGTGCTCAGCACCATCGCTGAAGAGGAAGCGCCTGAAAATAGTGATTTGCATGATATGCTCTTGACTTTGGCCAAGGCCGTGGCGAATACCACTGCCGCTTTGATGCTGCGCGCCAAGGCGATCGCGGCCAGCTGCGAGGATGAGGAGTCACGCAATCGCGTTATTGGCGCGGCCAGTCAATGCGCTTTGGCTACGAGTCAGCTGGTGGCTTGCGCTAAGGTTGTCGCGCCAACGTTGCATAATGCCGCTTGTCGTGAGCAATTGGAGGCGGCGGCGCGTAATGTGGCGCGCGCTGTTAACAACTTGTGCGAGGTGTGCAATGATGCCACCAACGATCCGAAATTGAAGAATGATCTGCTCGCCGCTGCACGTGATGTGTCGAAGAGTTTGAGTGACATGTTGGATCATGTGAAGTTGAGTTCGCGCGAATATGCTAGTCGCACCAGCCAAGAAATGAGTCCGGTGGAGAATGTTATTATCGGCACGGACATATTGGTGGCTTCCAACGATCCACAAGAAATGGTACGTCACGCTAAAACGCTCGGACAAGCGACCGCACAATTGATACAGAGCATCAAGGGTGAGGCGGATCAACAGAAGGATGAGGATATGCAACGTCGTTTGCTTTCAGCCGCCAAGCAGTTGGCCGATGCTACAGCAAAACTCGTCGAAGCGGCGCGCCTCTGCTCTGGTAATCCACAAAACACCGAAAATCAAAATGCTTTGCGTCGGGCAGCCGAAGAGTTGCGTGAAATCACCACCACCACTGCAAATACGCCAGCTATGAAACGTAATCTAATTCATCGTCTCGAGTACTGCTCCAAACAGGCAGCCTCGGCGGCTACACAATGCATTTCGGCAGCACAGAATGCCGTGCAGCATAGTGATGACCATCAAACTAAGGAGCAATTGTTGCAAGACTGCAAACGCGCAGCCGACACAATACCACGTCTGGTGACCTCGGTGAAGACCACACGTTCCAGTCCAGACGATCCCAATGCCCAACTAAATCTAATCGAAGCCGCTGAGCAATTTATCGAACCAGCCATACAGGTATCGCGTTCCGCACGCGCGCTACAACCCACCGTCACCGATATACCCTCAGCTACACAGCTCTCGAAGAGCGCACTTTATCTGGGTCAAACCGTGTCCGAATTGAATTCGGCCGCTCAACGTGCACGTGAAGCTTGCGGCGGTCAAGAATTGGAGTCTGCTTTGGAGGCGGTGCGCAATCTGCATAACGTGCTGGACGACACACGTAAGGCGGCGCAATCGGGCAGCATTCGTCCATTACCTGGCGAGACGGTCGAAAACACCGCACAACAGCTGCGCATATCCGCCAAGAATGTGGGTCTTGCGCTCAGACAGTTACTCTCATCGGTTATACAAGAACAACGTCGTTACGCCGGTGTGGCCGGACGTGATACCGCTTTAGCGCTCGGTGATTTCACAAAGAGCGTACATGGCGTCGCGGCCACAACGAAGAACCCGGTTGTAATAGACTGTGCCGACGATGTGGTATTGCACTCGGCACGCCTGATCGAAGAAGCGCAACGCACACTGCAAAATGTCGGCAACACCGATGCGCTAACCAAAGCGGGACGTGATGTGACCGCTGCGCTTTCGAAGACCGTCGATTGCATACCTGGTCAACGTGAAGTGGATAACGCCTTGCGTAATGTGAGCGAATTAAGTGAAATACTCTCGATGAGTGAATTCCCACCTTCGGAACGTAACTACAACACATTGCAGTCGGAGTTGAAACAGGTCGCCGAGGGTCTCAGCGCAGCTAGCGGTCAAATAGTACAGGCGTACGATAGTCCCGCGCAATTAGCCGATACTAGCCAAAACTTTGCCACCAACTATCGCGATCTGCTCGCTGTTTCAATGGAGATGGTCGGCCAAACGCCCGATGAGGTCGTACGCTCCGAAATGATCGACCGTTTGCGCAATGTCTCCACGCAATCTTGTTCATTGCTGTCTGCCGCCAAGTCCATTGCCGCCGACCCAGGTCAACCAAATGCCAAGAATCTATTGCATGCTGCAGCTCGGAGCGTCATCGAAAGCATAAACAAACTCGTCGACGCCAGCATACAATCGGCGCCGGGACAAAAGGAGTGCGACAATGCCATACGCAACATTGAGGGTCTGCGCGTAATGCTGGACTATCCACATGAGCCCATCAACGAACAGGGTTACTTCGAATGCGTGGAGAATGCGACCGGCAAGTCACGCAATTTGGGTTACGCCATTTCCGAGATGATTAACAATGCAAAACAATCGAATCACGTTGGTTTTGGTCAGTCGGTGAACACCGTGGGAGAGTCCATACACAGCTTGATCGAGTCATCTGCACAGGCCGCCTATTTAATTGGTGTATCGCATCCGAGTAGCGTCGCCGGACGTCCGGGTATCATTGATCAGGCTCAACTGAGCTGGGCTTATCAGGGCATTCGTCAGCATTGCGAGATTGTGAGCAGCGCCAAAGCCACGAAGCAACAAAAGATATCGGCGCTAACGGTAATCGCCAAGCATACCAGCTATTTATGCTCCATCTGCCGACAGGCCAGCATGAACACCAACAATCCCGTGGCAAAGAATGAATTCATTGTGTTGGCTAAACAAGTTGCCACAGCCACCTCGAACTTGGTACAGGAGATAAAGAGTATTGAGGACGAACCATCCACACCAACGCGCGCACGCCTCGTAGAACCGCTATTGGAGTCTGTGAAAGCGGTACGTCAATATGCTTCCAGTCCGGAATTTATTTCGGTGCCAGCAAAGATTTCCGCCGAAGGTCGCAAGGCACAAGAACCGGTCATCAATGCTGGACGCGGTGTTATTGACGGCGTGATAGAAATGGTGAAGGCGGCAAAATCATTGGCGCTCTCACCGGATGATCCACCAGTGTGGCAACAACTTTCCAATGCCTCAGCGCCCGTCTCCGAATCCGTGAAACGCCTGGTAGATAACATACGCGAGAAAGCGCCGGGTCAGGCGCAATGCGAACAGGTGTTACAAACGCTGAACACGTGCACGCGTGAATTGGATAGCTGCGCCATGGCTGTGAGCGCGCAGGGTTTGAGTCAACGCCGCGATAACAATTTGCATGGCTTCAGCGGTCAAACCTTGAATTCCGCCGCTGAGTTAATTGACAAGCTCGAACCCATACGCATGGCGGGCAAGAATAATGCCGAGCAATTGGGACATGCTGTCGGCGAGATTTCACGCTACATTGTGCCCATGGTGAATGGCGCCATCGGCGCTTGCACGCACATCGTTCACACCAACCAACAAATGAGTTTGATCAATCAAACGAAATCAGTGGTTGAGAGCGCTGTCACACTAGTGCAAGCCGCTAAAGattcggccggcaatccacgttccacacatgcgcacacacacttGGACGAGTCGATCGATTACACGCGTCAAGCGATACAAGAGCTTACGGAAACGGTTGAAAAGATCAACGCGGACATGGGTGTCGTAACGGGTCTGATGGAGCAAGTGAATCGTGCCATTACACGTTTGACCGACAAACGTCAATCGTTGCTTAATGCCTCCTACTCCGACTCCTTTGTTGACTATCAAACACGCATGGTGCAATCGGCTAAGGAAATTGCACGCCTAGCAAACGACATGAACGCCAAGGCAACCATCGAACCGCAACTACTGCCGCAAATTGCCTTAGAAATGACACAGCATTACACGCAGTTGACACAGGATTCGGTGGGCGCATCCACTACCACGTCCACACCGGATGTAGCTATGCGCATACGTTCGAGTGTGGTGGATTTGGGTCGTTCGGTCAGCTCTATGATACAATCCGGCGCAACTGGCGCACGTCCCAACGACGTGTCGAGTCAAGGCGAAATCGCACGCAATGCACGTGACGTCTCCGAAAAGGTTGCACAGGTTTTGGCTGCGCTACAGGCCGGTTCACGCGGCACCCAAGCTTGCATTAATGCTGCGCACACCGTGTCCGGCATAATTGGCGATCTCGATACGACCATCATGTTTGCCACTGCCGGTACTTTGCATTCGGACGGCGATGGTTCATTCGCCGATCATCGCGAACACATTCTACAAACCGCCAAGGCTTTGGTGGAGGACACAAAAGTACTGGTCACAGGCGCTGCAGGCACACAAGAGGAACTGGCGAACGCCGCACAGAATGCCGTCTCAACTATAT TACAACTTTCGGAAGCTGTTAAGCGTGGCGCTTGTAGTCTAGGCTCTACACAGCCGGATTCGCAAGTTATGGTTATCAATGCTGTTAAGGACGTCGCTTCGGCCTTGGGTGATCTGATTAATGCCACCAAATTGGCCTCAGGCAAACCCATACACGATCCATCGATGCAAGATTTGAAGGAGAGCGCTAGG ACGCTTAAAGAAATGTGCACATctgctgccgccgctgctgGTACTACTAACATACTCTATGGCCAGCGCGCACTCCATCGCCAGTCACTCATAAATCATGGAATACTTAGCGCTTAG